In Amycolatopsis coloradensis, one genomic interval encodes:
- a CDS encoding LacI family DNA-binding transcriptional regulator: protein MNPKLRDVAEHAGVSVRTVSNVVNGFRYVAPATRERVQASIDALGYRPNMAARTLRRGRTGLVALVIPEIDSPYFSELAARTVRIAEARGLTVLIDQTDGDAERETQLLHGRRSQLVDGVLFSPWAVAPAELASRTDTAPLVLLGEHDGTAGVDHVAIDNVAAAREATAHLLARGRRRIAAVGSQPRSLNATARQRLAGYREALAEAGLPAEPELEVSVPRLHRADGHQAMLRLLDSPRPPDAVFCFTDELALGALRAAADRGVAVPDSLALVGFDDIEDGRFGVPALTTVSPDKDRIAELALDRLAKQMASPRSPRSIVAPYRLVVRETS from the coding sequence ATGAACCCGAAGCTGCGGGATGTGGCCGAGCACGCCGGAGTGTCCGTGCGGACGGTGTCGAACGTGGTCAACGGCTTCCGGTACGTCGCCCCGGCGACCAGGGAGCGGGTGCAAGCGAGTATCGATGCCCTCGGCTACCGGCCCAACATGGCCGCCCGGACACTCCGGCGAGGCCGGACCGGACTGGTCGCGCTGGTGATCCCGGAGATCGATTCGCCCTACTTCTCCGAGCTCGCCGCGCGGACGGTGCGTATCGCCGAAGCGCGGGGACTGACCGTGCTCATCGACCAGACCGACGGCGACGCCGAACGCGAAACGCAACTGCTGCACGGACGGCGCAGCCAACTGGTCGACGGCGTGTTGTTCAGTCCGTGGGCGGTGGCCCCGGCGGAACTGGCCTCCCGGACCGACACCGCCCCCCTCGTGCTTCTCGGAGAGCACGACGGTACCGCCGGGGTCGACCACGTCGCGATCGACAACGTCGCGGCCGCACGCGAGGCCACCGCGCATCTACTGGCGCGCGGCAGGCGGCGGATCGCCGCGGTCGGCAGCCAACCGCGGTCGCTCAACGCGACCGCCCGCCAGCGGCTGGCAGGCTACCGGGAAGCGCTCGCCGAGGCCGGGCTACCGGCCGAACCCGAGCTCGAAGTGAGCGTGCCACGTCTGCACCGCGCCGACGGCCATCAGGCGATGCTGCGGCTGCTGGACTCTCCCCGGCCGCCCGACGCGGTGTTCTGCTTCACCGACGAACTCGCGCTGGGCGCGTTGAGAGCCGCCGCCGACCGCGGCGTCGCGGTGCCGGACTCCTTGGCACTGGTCGGCTTCGACGACATCGAAGACGGCAGGTTCGGTGTCCCGGCTCTCACCACTGTCTCCCCGGACAAGGATCGCATCGCCGAGCTCGCCCTCGACCGGCTGGCCAAGCAGATGGCGAGCCCGCGATCTCCGCGCTCGATCGTCGCCCCGTACCGGCTGGTCGTCCGGGAAACGAGCTGA
- a CDS encoding DMT family transporter gives MATTETQPVQAPAGRGRALVLVCLAGVLWGTIGPVIPVVHDASGLSPLAIGGYRALVAVVVLVIAATVMRRSRDCVRLGRRHWRRVAAVGVSTAIFQLLFFVAVLWAGVSITTVVCLGFAPVLLLITGSVRRRRRPSAGQFLTVAVALAGLLLVSVAGSPDGEAPYPALGVLTALASGAAYALSADAAGPLSLRLDTLTMTTTTTCVAAMVLVPAGLIVPLASGGGTWTGDLGSWALIGYLGAVTMALAYALLFTGLRTTPSGAAVVATLLEPVTAVVIAVVWLGERLTVAGVVGIVLIMTAIGSLGRQSKEPAPQ, from the coding sequence GTGGCAACCACGGAAACACAGCCTGTCCAGGCGCCTGCCGGCCGGGGGAGAGCACTGGTTCTGGTGTGTCTGGCCGGCGTGCTCTGGGGCACGATCGGTCCGGTCATCCCGGTCGTCCACGACGCTTCGGGCCTCTCACCACTGGCCATCGGCGGGTACCGCGCCCTCGTCGCGGTGGTCGTCCTGGTGATCGCCGCTACCGTGATGCGGCGGTCGCGCGACTGCGTGCGGCTCGGTCGTCGGCATTGGCGGCGGGTGGCGGCGGTCGGGGTTTCGACGGCGATCTTCCAGCTGCTCTTCTTTGTGGCCGTCCTGTGGGCCGGGGTGAGCATCACCACCGTGGTGTGTCTCGGGTTCGCGCCGGTGCTGTTGCTGATCACCGGCAGCGTCCGGCGTCGCCGCCGGCCTTCCGCCGGCCAGTTCCTCACGGTCGCAGTCGCACTGGCCGGGCTTCTCCTGGTCAGCGTCGCCGGCAGCCCCGACGGCGAAGCGCCGTACCCGGCGCTAGGTGTGCTCACCGCACTCGCGTCCGGCGCCGCCTACGCCCTCTCCGCCGACGCAGCCGGGCCGTTGTCCCTACGGCTCGACACGCTGACCATGACCACGACGACGACCTGCGTCGCGGCGATGGTGCTCGTTCCCGCCGGACTGATCGTGCCGTTGGCGAGCGGCGGTGGGACGTGGACCGGCGACCTCGGGTCTTGGGCGCTGATCGGCTACCTCGGGGCCGTGACGATGGCGCTCGCCTACGCGTTGCTGTTCACCGGCCTGCGGACCACACCCAGCGGCGCGGCGGTGGTGGCGACCCTGCTCGAGCCGGTCACCGCTGTCGTGATCGCCGTCGTCTGGCTGGGTGAGCGGCTGACGGTGGCCGGTGTCGTGGGAATCGTGCTGATCATGACCGCGATCGGCAGCCTCGGACGTCAGTCGAAGGAACCGGCACCGCAGTGA
- a CDS encoding phytanoyl-CoA dioxygenase family protein has product MPVHHAAPAPLSADELESLTARLHREGIIGLPQAFTRDWVGRLGEDIETAFAEARGRENGAVGRGPNRFYVEIHPEQLSGFAELASHPWITAVAEAVLGPEYRIVEVGFDVPLAGAIDQPWHRDFPMPEETARHRKLNSLAVNVTAVDTEPDMGPFEIAPGTHWEDGGAFEHGMFPPREAYPRYRELAVRKFPRMGDISIRSALTVHRGTANHSAKSRPVLVLGLDAPGAGNDARHDTAVTHEFWTTLPDSVRAHLDCPIVDSLRPITQKHTIEGLVMGESES; this is encoded by the coding sequence ATGCCCGTCCACCACGCCGCCCCCGCCCCGCTGTCCGCCGACGAACTCGAATCCTTGACCGCCCGCCTGCACCGGGAGGGCATCATCGGCCTCCCGCAGGCGTTCACTCGTGACTGGGTCGGACGGCTGGGCGAAGACATCGAGACGGCCTTCGCCGAAGCGCGCGGGCGCGAGAATGGTGCGGTCGGTCGCGGACCCAACCGGTTCTACGTCGAAATCCATCCCGAACAGTTGAGCGGGTTCGCCGAGTTGGCCTCCCATCCGTGGATCACCGCCGTCGCCGAAGCCGTGCTGGGACCGGAGTACCGGATCGTCGAGGTCGGGTTCGACGTTCCACTGGCAGGCGCGATCGACCAGCCGTGGCACCGCGACTTCCCGATGCCCGAGGAGACCGCCCGCCACCGCAAGCTGAACTCGTTGGCCGTCAACGTGACCGCCGTCGACACCGAACCGGATATGGGACCCTTCGAGATCGCGCCCGGCACGCACTGGGAAGACGGCGGCGCGTTCGAGCACGGGATGTTCCCTCCTCGAGAGGCGTACCCGCGCTACCGGGAACTGGCTGTACGCAAATTCCCTCGCATGGGCGACATTTCGATCCGGTCGGCCCTGACCGTCCACAGAGGAACCGCGAACCACTCGGCCAAAAGCCGCCCCGTCCTCGTCCTCGGTCTCGACGCGCCGGGAGCGGGCAACGACGCGCGCCACGACACCGCCGTGACGCACGAATTCTGGACGACCCTGCCGGATTCGGTGCGCGCCCATCTCGATTGCCCGATCGTCGATTCCCTGCGGCCCATCACTCAGAAGCACACCATCGAAGGTCTCGTGATGGGCGAATCCGAATCCTGA
- a CDS encoding GAF and ANTAR domain-containing protein, with protein MTDDAAADGLGKKLGEIARALAAEPDVDSTLDAIVMAAVDHIEGAEHAGISLVERGRRIRTVAPTGEVVVQIDEAQYRTGQGPCVDAIFEHRVYRSGDLARESRWPDFAPAAAETGVRSMMSYRLFTTDTTLGALNLYSRACDAFGDRTEEDGQLFATHAAIALVGAQTEAKLHVAVEHRDVIGMAKGILMQRHDLEPAQAFRMLADSSQNSNVKLHQVAAWLVEHRREL; from the coding sequence GTGACCGATGATGCCGCCGCGGACGGTCTTGGCAAGAAGCTCGGCGAGATCGCCCGCGCTCTGGCAGCGGAGCCGGATGTCGACTCGACGCTGGACGCCATCGTGATGGCCGCGGTCGACCACATCGAGGGTGCCGAACACGCTGGTATCTCCCTGGTCGAGCGAGGGCGCCGGATCCGGACCGTCGCACCGACCGGTGAAGTAGTCGTCCAGATCGACGAGGCGCAGTACCGCACGGGCCAGGGTCCTTGTGTCGACGCCATTTTCGAGCATCGCGTCTACCGCAGTGGTGACCTCGCCCGCGAGAGCCGTTGGCCCGACTTCGCGCCCGCGGCCGCCGAGACAGGCGTGCGGTCGATGATGTCGTATCGGCTGTTCACCACGGACACCACCCTGGGCGCGCTGAACCTGTACTCCCGCGCCTGTGACGCGTTCGGCGACCGGACCGAAGAGGACGGTCAGCTGTTCGCCACCCACGCGGCCATCGCGCTGGTCGGGGCGCAGACCGAAGCCAAGCTGCACGTCGCGGTCGAGCACCGAGACGTGATCGGCATGGCCAAAGGCATCCTCATGCAACGCCACGACCTCGAGCCCGCCCAAGCGTTCCGGATGCTCGCCGACTCGTCACAGAACTCGAACGTCAAACTGCACCAGGTCGCCGCCTGGCTCGTCGAGCATCGCCGGGAGCTGTGA
- a CDS encoding ANTAR domain-containing protein has protein sequence MVTVVIVLLSVAVLLSFHGGAGRLETTMESPGDEQARETATRIREALGDRVLIAHATGVLMETSHVSAEKAYALLVERSEREDIGLRAVADRLVTDATGSAPS, from the coding sequence GTGGTCACGGTCGTGATCGTCCTGCTCTCTGTCGCTGTGCTCCTCTCCTTCCACGGTGGCGCCGGGCGACTGGAGACGACCATGGAATCCCCAGGTGACGAGCAAGCACGCGAAACCGCCACACGCATCCGGGAAGCGTTGGGAGACCGCGTGCTGATCGCCCACGCCACAGGCGTCCTGATGGAAACAAGCCACGTCAGCGCCGAGAAGGCCTATGCCCTGCTCGTCGAGCGATCGGAGCGGGAGGACATCGGGCTCCGTGCGGTCGCGGACCGATTGGTCACCGACGCCACCGGCTCCGCCCCGTCCTGA